Below is a window of Epinephelus moara isolate mb unplaced genomic scaffold, YSFRI_EMoa_1.0 scaffold580, whole genome shotgun sequence DNA.
ATTAATGtcatgttaaaacaacactgacttttgatttcacatgGAACACTaactgtggtctcctgggtgagaCCACAGTTAGTGTTCCATGTGAAAtcaagtcctgtgtttgtttgacccatccatttCTCTGTCTAAAGCCCAGTAATGTACATGTCATGAATTAACATGTCATTAACATGTTAAATCATGTCTTGTTTCAACGGCACAAAAACCAGGGGAGTTATGTACTGGACTAAGTTATGGCTGTGtccaaaatgtttaacttttccTTTGAAGCAAGGTTAGTGAAGGTGTGCTATTTGATTTCTCTTCTCTGTGTCTTCTTTAAACAGGTGatggagatgaggaggagggagaggagcagcGAATGCCGAACTGCTTTGACTATTTCATGCATATATTGTGCATTTTCTGGAAGATCCTGTTTGCTTGCGTACCACCCACAGAATACTGGAATGGCTGGGCCTGCTTCATAGTGTCAATCTCTGTCATTGGTTTATTAACTGCCGTTATTGGAGACCTAGCTTCCCATTTTGGCTGCACTGTCGGCTTGAGAGACTCCGTTACTGCAGTGGTCTTTGTAGCACTGGGGACTTCACTTCCTGGTGAGTGATTCTACTAACCAGTCACAGTTTTtgcaacatacagtatatcccTAACTAGGACGCGCACACAGTAATGCCATTGTTTAATGCcctctatacactgtgcgattttagcATCTTATAAGATTATTACATGTCACACTGTGAGACGaggatctaataaactttggtacgacgtcaagtttgatgtgtgcagattgtacgatggctgtttactactgaatcgcaggttaCGACATACGTCAATATGCAACGCCATCAGCGTGCACTGCATCAGCATCATCCATCTGCGCCACCATAGGTAGCTGGCTCACCTGGAAGTTGCCGTTCTCCgcaatttccttccatgcagcgTCTTTTTTGTCGTGGTCAtgatagcagctggaggaaacatcaaataaacaaggcttctactgccacagctccaccaaactttcctctttctgagagttccacagacttctttttgttcgttttacctccatggcaagcgatcatttgtttgggtttagcgccggTGTCGCGGTGACCATTGTGTCATTtcgtgctgcatttctattggttgattagtagacgtaggtcgtaacagctgtcacactgtgagatagtcatcctaaatttctgacactgtcagaattttatctcaagtTATCTTTGGTCGCAAGACGTTGACAACGGCCgtccttgaacctgtctcacagtgcaatgtaagaccaccgttttagagccacgaccaaagatataaccacgtttctcccacgatggccatctttcgtctgggacagcccaaaattgcacagtgtaTACCGGCCATAAGTCATGTATTCTAGAAGTCTTAGCTAGGGTTATAAGCTTCTAAAGGAGATTGTGTTGGATTAAACTATTGAACTCCTGgctattgatttatttattaatttcactttTTTCCAGATACCTTTGCCAGCAAAGTGGCTGCCACTCAGGACCAGTATGCAGATGCATGTGTGGGAAATGTGACAGGAAGCAACGCGGTCAATGTTTTTTTAGGCATTGGGGTGGCCTGGTCTGTGGCTGCCATATACTGGCAAGTCAAAGGTAAGATCTTCCGTGTTGACCCCGGCTCACTGGCCTTCTCTGTCACACTCTTCACCATTTTTGCCTTCATCTCTATGGGGGTCCTGATGCTACGCCGGAGGCCATCCATAGGTGGTGAACTTGGTGGCCCGCAGATCTCCAAAGTCCTCACTTCACTGCTTTTCTTTGGACTCTGGTTCCTGTATATTCTCTTCTCCAGCTTGGAGGCCTATTGCCATATACAGGGCTTCTGAGAGAGCACAGCTGAGGAAAGTAATGACTGCACAAATACACATCACTAGGACATTCACCTACACAGTTCTGTTTTAGTAGGCACCACTGAGAAGACCTATCGTAACTTGACAACTGCTGCCATGGTTCATAAACAAATGTATACACACTACAGACTTGCACATACAAATCTGTGCATCACATCCACTGCAAGACAGTACAAGTCAGCAGAATTTATTGTGACTACACAGATGAATTTTCACTTAAGTGGACTAAATAACATGCAGTGATTGTTTGTTAGAAAGGAGAGCAAAGCAGGTCAGCATGCACTCTGTGAAGTCACTGGCTTTTGCTTGGTACTGGCTTGATGCCTGACGGCTCATAACCTTGGGTCTTGTTTCTCCTGGGGGCAGGGTCATATTAGACTCCCTGCTTTTACACAGTTGTGCAGTGTAAGGACACCTTACTGAGTGTATCATCATGCTTTTATCACAGCCACATTGTAACAGAAGCTGTGTTCAAACTGTCTCCAAAGTTTGTTGTCAAGCATTGTTTGACCAGGTAGAGTTAATAGGTAATGTTGTTTAAAGCAAAAgtgctgttgctatggttacctcCAGTTTTTGCACACAGATTTAGAACAATAGTAGTAAAACTGTTGGCCGGTAGTGTCTGAGTTGTCTTGGTGTAGGATTTTGAATGGAGCTGCCAGCCATTACAAGTGCTTTCTGTGGCTGTGGTATAAAAAAACTGAGCACAGTTTGGGAGATAATCTGCTGTCGTGTAATAAATCACACTGATAAATTGTGTTTCTATGTTGAGTTATGTGACACGAGGCATTGTTTAGTGAAATGTAATGCACCTACTGATTCAATCTCATattgataataaaaatgaaagaaatgcaGTAACTTAATGTTATAAATGTATAATTGACAAAGAATGAATTTCTATAAGAAGTGGAATGGGAAAAATTGTACATGGTATCTGCCATTGAATGTGACTGTTTGAAAGTTATGATTCATTCACCCTTGAAATCTTATCTGTGTATTTATCAATGGTGTAATTTAATGTCTTCgtaatttaatgtatttgatctgatgtgaacaaaaatatattgtaatttGTTGTAAACTGTCATAATTTGTTGaaattttgagatattaactgAGTGTGTCTCCACTGGATCACCTTCACTGGTTGCTCTTTAGtgcagaataataataataataataataataataataataaatcagttttatatagcgcttttctag
It encodes the following:
- the LOC126387505 gene encoding sodium/calcium exchanger 1-like; its protein translation is DGDEEEGEEQRMPNCFDYFMHILCIFWKILFACVPPTEYWNGWACFIVSISVIGLLTAVIGDLASHFGCTVGLRDSVTAVVFVALGTSLPDTFASKVAATQDQYADACVGNVTGSNAVNVFLGIGVAWSVAAIYWQVKGKIFRVDPGSLAFSVTLFTIFAFISMGVLMLRRRPSIGGELGGPQISKVLTSLLFFGLWFLYILFSSLEAYCHIQGF